In Oncorhynchus clarkii lewisi isolate Uvic-CL-2024 chromosome 16, UVic_Ocla_1.0, whole genome shotgun sequence, one genomic interval encodes:
- the LOC139368628 gene encoding specifically androgen-regulated gene protein-like isoform X3: protein MCCSAAIVSDDSLDYLSVEERACLMFLESTIESLEMEEDSGLSNDEPDPSSLAAEHNHLSMGQTRLEDVSKLQHDDSGRDRKSYLNCRVPTPLLLANGLASIQLKVTGATTHPSVPTAAIVPKAPLVETQPSTPGAVADLKPQKVITEPTVPEVVTDPKAPKIATVPKTSELSSDIKAPGLVTITKVPVLSTEFKTPKTTLSLATSDLPTDDSVDNMPKGVSVDSKPAKCNTKVPSELDLKLIPPPSDFRDDELEEESDPPVPAELRGPLTYNELEQLRRQVSMKRAAPASPGAQEAPPSKPCVDLPVSTQALPSPSDVLPTPIPEALEPKSRPAVAPKPKRLPSNIILKSHKLDSHPSPSPIDRSMIDPQKVRREALRKLGLLKTEDGDSGPVVSSKSRKSWASPPSHSLVTTQTKAPAKIPTPAPVPAITLTPVPAPALTPALVPAPVSATIPAPPTTPAPVPAQFSDNAKTLPPPAALPSPPKHIPPPIGVKSATLERSGKGLSSYMASNASLRANQGPKVALSPGNLRNSRPRPASLGTGKDFVNVQGEASHPQPVHGESHNKLPRSHGISVLICPNSKSGEDRREALKKLGLLGD from the exons agTGATGACAGTCTGGACTACCTCTCTGTTGAGGAGCGGGCGTGCCTCATGTTTCTGGAGTCCACCATTGAGTCCCTCGagatggaggaggacagtggcctgtccaatgatgaaccagacccCAGCAGCCTGGCAGCCGAACATAACCACCTCTCTATGGGACAGACTAGACTGGAGG ATGTATCAAAACTCCAGCATGACGACTCAGGAAGAGATCGGAAGTCCTATCTGAACTGCCGAGTGCCTACACCACTTCTTCTGGCAAATGGCCTTGCCAGTATACAACTCAAAGTCACAGGGGCAACCACTCATCCCAGTGTCCCAACTGCAGCAATTGTGCCCAAAGCCCcattagtagaaacccagcccagtaCCCCAGGGGCAGTCGCTGATCTGAAACCCCAAAAGGTAATCACTGAACCCACGGTCCCAGAAGTAGTCACAGACCCTAAAGCTCCAAAGATAGCAACTGTGCCCAAGACCTCAGAGTTGTCTTCTGACATCAAAGCTCCTGGGTTGGTCACTATCACAAAAGTTCCGGTGCTGTCCACTGAATTTAAAACCCCCAAAACAACCCTTTCATTAGCCACGTCAGATTTACCCACAGATGATTCTGTGGACAACATGCCTAAAGGAGTCTCTGTAGACAGCAAGCCTGCGAAGTGCAACACTAAGGTTCCATCTGAGCTGGATCTGAAGCTGATTCCCCCTCCCTCAGACTTCAGGGATGATGAGCTAGAGGAAGAGAGTGATCCTCCAGTGCCTGCAGAACTCAGAGGTCCTCTGACCTACAATGAGCTGGAGCAACTACGCAGGCAGGTCTCTATGAAGAGAGCTGCACCAGCCTCCCCTGGAGCCCAAGAGGCACCACCTTCTAAACCCTGTGTTGATCTGCCTGTCAGTACCCAAGCACTACCCTCCCCCTCAGATGTCCTACCCACCCCTATTCCTGAGGCCCTGGAACCAAAGAGCCGACCTGCTGTGGCCCCTAAGCCCAAGAGGCTTCCCTCCAACATTATCCTGAAGTCTCACAAGTTAGACAGTCACCCAAGCCCCTCGCCCATTGACAGGTCAATGATTGACCCCCAGAAGGTGCGCAGGGAGGCCCTACGGAAGCTTGGGCTCCTGAAGACTGAGGATGGAGACTCAGGCCCTGTTGTTTCATCCAAATCCAGGAAGTCATGGGCATCCCCTCCTTCTCACAGCCTGGTTACCACCCAGACCAAAGCCCCAGCCAAAATCCCTACCCCAGCTCCAGTCCCAGCCATCACCCTTACCCCAGTTCCTGCCCCAGCACTAACTCCAGCACTAGTCCCAGCCCCAGTTTCAGCAACTATCCCAGCCCCTCCCACTActccagccccagtcccagcccaaTTCAGTGACAATGCCAAAACTCTGCCCCCACCTGCTGCACTTCCTTCACCACCCAAGCATATTCCCCCTCCCATAGGGGTCAAATCAGCGACTCTGGAGCGCTCCGGCAAGGGCCTGAGCAGCTACATGGCCAGTAATGCCTCCCTCAGGGCCAACCAAGGTCCCAAAGTCGCACTGTCCCCTGGCAACCTGCGCAACTCTAGACCCCGCCCTGCCTCCCTAGGAACTGGGAAAGACTTTGTGAATGTTCAGGGTGAGGCCTCCCACCCCCAGCCAGTTCATGGGGAGTCCCATAACAAGCTGCCCCGCTCCCATGGCATCAGTGTGCTCATCTGCCCCAACAGCAAGAGTGGAGAGGACCGACGGGAGGCCCTGAAGAAGCTAGGACTACTGGGGGACTGA
- the LOC139368628 gene encoding specifically androgen-regulated gene protein-like isoform X2 produces the protein MAKSDTWPGGVAMESLINMDSAGSYDSVSDDSLDYLSVEERACLMFLESTIESLEMEEDSGLSNDEPDPSSLAAEHNHLSMGQTRLEDVSKLQHDDSGRDRKSYLNCRVPTPLLLANGLASIQLKVTGATTHPSVPTAAIVPKAPLVETQPSTPGAVADLKPQKVITEPTVPEVVTDPKAPKIATVPKTSELSSDIKAPGLVTITKVPVLSTEFKTPKTTLSLATSDLPTDDSVDNMPKGVSVDSKPAKCNTKVPSELDLKLIPPPSDFRDDELEEESDPPVPAELRGPLTYNELEQLRRQVSMKRAAPASPGAQEAPPSKPCVDLPVSTQALPSPSDVLPTPIPEALEPKSRPAVAPKPKRLPSNIILKSHKLDSHPSPSPIDRSMIDPQKVRREALRKLGLLKTEDGDSGPVVSSKSRKSWASPPSHSLVTTQTKAPAKIPTPAPVPAITLTPVPAPALTPALVPAPVSATIPAPPTTPAPVPAQFSDNAKTLPPPAALPSPPKHIPPPIGVKSATLERSGKGLSSYMASNASLRANQGPKVALSPGNLRNSRPRPASLGTGKDFVNVQGEASHPQPVHGESHNKLPRSHGISVLICPNSKSGEDRREALKKLGLLGD, from the exons agTGATGACAGTCTGGACTACCTCTCTGTTGAGGAGCGGGCGTGCCTCATGTTTCTGGAGTCCACCATTGAGTCCCTCGagatggaggaggacagtggcctgtccaatgatgaaccagacccCAGCAGCCTGGCAGCCGAACATAACCACCTCTCTATGGGACAGACTAGACTGGAGG ATGTATCAAAACTCCAGCATGACGACTCAGGAAGAGATCGGAAGTCCTATCTGAACTGCCGAGTGCCTACACCACTTCTTCTGGCAAATGGCCTTGCCAGTATACAACTCAAAGTCACAGGGGCAACCACTCATCCCAGTGTCCCAACTGCAGCAATTGTGCCCAAAGCCCcattagtagaaacccagcccagtaCCCCAGGGGCAGTCGCTGATCTGAAACCCCAAAAGGTAATCACTGAACCCACGGTCCCAGAAGTAGTCACAGACCCTAAAGCTCCAAAGATAGCAACTGTGCCCAAGACCTCAGAGTTGTCTTCTGACATCAAAGCTCCTGGGTTGGTCACTATCACAAAAGTTCCGGTGCTGTCCACTGAATTTAAAACCCCCAAAACAACCCTTTCATTAGCCACGTCAGATTTACCCACAGATGATTCTGTGGACAACATGCCTAAAGGAGTCTCTGTAGACAGCAAGCCTGCGAAGTGCAACACTAAGGTTCCATCTGAGCTGGATCTGAAGCTGATTCCCCCTCCCTCAGACTTCAGGGATGATGAGCTAGAGGAAGAGAGTGATCCTCCAGTGCCTGCAGAACTCAGAGGTCCTCTGACCTACAATGAGCTGGAGCAACTACGCAGGCAGGTCTCTATGAAGAGAGCTGCACCAGCCTCCCCTGGAGCCCAAGAGGCACCACCTTCTAAACCCTGTGTTGATCTGCCTGTCAGTACCCAAGCACTACCCTCCCCCTCAGATGTCCTACCCACCCCTATTCCTGAGGCCCTGGAACCAAAGAGCCGACCTGCTGTGGCCCCTAAGCCCAAGAGGCTTCCCTCCAACATTATCCTGAAGTCTCACAAGTTAGACAGTCACCCAAGCCCCTCGCCCATTGACAGGTCAATGATTGACCCCCAGAAGGTGCGCAGGGAGGCCCTACGGAAGCTTGGGCTCCTGAAGACTGAGGATGGAGACTCAGGCCCTGTTGTTTCATCCAAATCCAGGAAGTCATGGGCATCCCCTCCTTCTCACAGCCTGGTTACCACCCAGACCAAAGCCCCAGCCAAAATCCCTACCCCAGCTCCAGTCCCAGCCATCACCCTTACCCCAGTTCCTGCCCCAGCACTAACTCCAGCACTAGTCCCAGCCCCAGTTTCAGCAACTATCCCAGCCCCTCCCACTActccagccccagtcccagcccaaTTCAGTGACAATGCCAAAACTCTGCCCCCACCTGCTGCACTTCCTTCACCACCCAAGCATATTCCCCCTCCCATAGGGGTCAAATCAGCGACTCTGGAGCGCTCCGGCAAGGGCCTGAGCAGCTACATGGCCAGTAATGCCTCCCTCAGGGCCAACCAAGGTCCCAAAGTCGCACTGTCCCCTGGCAACCTGCGCAACTCTAGACCCCGCCCTGCCTCCCTAGGAACTGGGAAAGACTTTGTGAATGTTCAGGGTGAGGCCTCCCACCCCCAGCCAGTTCATGGGGAGTCCCATAACAAGCTGCCCCGCTCCCATGGCATCAGTGTGCTCATCTGCCCCAACAGCAAGAGTGGAGAGGACCGACGGGAGGCCCTGAAGAAGCTAGGACTACTGGGGGACTGA
- the LOC139368628 gene encoding specifically androgen-regulated gene protein-like isoform X4: MFLESTIESLEMEEDSGLSNDEPDPSSLAAEHNHLSMGQTRLEDVSKLQHDDSGRDRKSYLNCRVPTPLLLANGLASIQLKVTGATTHPSVPTAAIVPKAPLVETQPSTPGAVADLKPQKVITEPTVPEVVTDPKAPKIATVPKTSELSSDIKAPGLVTITKVPVLSTEFKTPKTTLSLATSDLPTDDSVDNMPKGVSVDSKPAKCNTKVPSELDLKLIPPPSDFRDDELEEESDPPVPAELRGPLTYNELEQLRRQVSMKRAAPASPGAQEAPPSKPCVDLPVSTQALPSPSDVLPTPIPEALEPKSRPAVAPKPKRLPSNIILKSHKLDSHPSPSPIDRSMIDPQKVRREALRKLGLLKTEDGDSGPVVSSKSRKSWASPPSHSLVTTQTKAPAKIPTPAPVPAITLTPVPAPALTPALVPAPVSATIPAPPTTPAPVPAQFSDNAKTLPPPAALPSPPKHIPPPIGVKSATLERSGKGLSSYMASNASLRANQGPKVALSPGNLRNSRPRPASLGTGKDFVNVQGEASHPQPVHGESHNKLPRSHGISVLICPNSKSGEDRREALKKLGLLGD; this comes from the exons ATGTTTCTGGAGTCCACCATTGAGTCCCTCGagatggaggaggacagtggcctgtccaatgatgaaccagacccCAGCAGCCTGGCAGCCGAACATAACCACCTCTCTATGGGACAGACTAGACTGGAGG ATGTATCAAAACTCCAGCATGACGACTCAGGAAGAGATCGGAAGTCCTATCTGAACTGCCGAGTGCCTACACCACTTCTTCTGGCAAATGGCCTTGCCAGTATACAACTCAAAGTCACAGGGGCAACCACTCATCCCAGTGTCCCAACTGCAGCAATTGTGCCCAAAGCCCcattagtagaaacccagcccagtaCCCCAGGGGCAGTCGCTGATCTGAAACCCCAAAAGGTAATCACTGAACCCACGGTCCCAGAAGTAGTCACAGACCCTAAAGCTCCAAAGATAGCAACTGTGCCCAAGACCTCAGAGTTGTCTTCTGACATCAAAGCTCCTGGGTTGGTCACTATCACAAAAGTTCCGGTGCTGTCCACTGAATTTAAAACCCCCAAAACAACCCTTTCATTAGCCACGTCAGATTTACCCACAGATGATTCTGTGGACAACATGCCTAAAGGAGTCTCTGTAGACAGCAAGCCTGCGAAGTGCAACACTAAGGTTCCATCTGAGCTGGATCTGAAGCTGATTCCCCCTCCCTCAGACTTCAGGGATGATGAGCTAGAGGAAGAGAGTGATCCTCCAGTGCCTGCAGAACTCAGAGGTCCTCTGACCTACAATGAGCTGGAGCAACTACGCAGGCAGGTCTCTATGAAGAGAGCTGCACCAGCCTCCCCTGGAGCCCAAGAGGCACCACCTTCTAAACCCTGTGTTGATCTGCCTGTCAGTACCCAAGCACTACCCTCCCCCTCAGATGTCCTACCCACCCCTATTCCTGAGGCCCTGGAACCAAAGAGCCGACCTGCTGTGGCCCCTAAGCCCAAGAGGCTTCCCTCCAACATTATCCTGAAGTCTCACAAGTTAGACAGTCACCCAAGCCCCTCGCCCATTGACAGGTCAATGATTGACCCCCAGAAGGTGCGCAGGGAGGCCCTACGGAAGCTTGGGCTCCTGAAGACTGAGGATGGAGACTCAGGCCCTGTTGTTTCATCCAAATCCAGGAAGTCATGGGCATCCCCTCCTTCTCACAGCCTGGTTACCACCCAGACCAAAGCCCCAGCCAAAATCCCTACCCCAGCTCCAGTCCCAGCCATCACCCTTACCCCAGTTCCTGCCCCAGCACTAACTCCAGCACTAGTCCCAGCCCCAGTTTCAGCAACTATCCCAGCCCCTCCCACTActccagccccagtcccagcccaaTTCAGTGACAATGCCAAAACTCTGCCCCCACCTGCTGCACTTCCTTCACCACCCAAGCATATTCCCCCTCCCATAGGGGTCAAATCAGCGACTCTGGAGCGCTCCGGCAAGGGCCTGAGCAGCTACATGGCCAGTAATGCCTCCCTCAGGGCCAACCAAGGTCCCAAAGTCGCACTGTCCCCTGGCAACCTGCGCAACTCTAGACCCCGCCCTGCCTCCCTAGGAACTGGGAAAGACTTTGTGAATGTTCAGGGTGAGGCCTCCCACCCCCAGCCAGTTCATGGGGAGTCCCATAACAAGCTGCCCCGCTCCCATGGCATCAGTGTGCTCATCTGCCCCAACAGCAAGAGTGGAGAGGACCGACGGGAGGCCCTGAAGAAGCTAGGACTACTGGGGGACTGA
- the LOC139368628 gene encoding specifically androgen-regulated gene protein-like isoform X1 — protein sequence MAKSDTWPGGVAMESLINMDSAGSYDSVVSMNSGFSDDSLDYLSVEERACLMFLESTIESLEMEEDSGLSNDEPDPSSLAAEHNHLSMGQTRLEDVSKLQHDDSGRDRKSYLNCRVPTPLLLANGLASIQLKVTGATTHPSVPTAAIVPKAPLVETQPSTPGAVADLKPQKVITEPTVPEVVTDPKAPKIATVPKTSELSSDIKAPGLVTITKVPVLSTEFKTPKTTLSLATSDLPTDDSVDNMPKGVSVDSKPAKCNTKVPSELDLKLIPPPSDFRDDELEEESDPPVPAELRGPLTYNELEQLRRQVSMKRAAPASPGAQEAPPSKPCVDLPVSTQALPSPSDVLPTPIPEALEPKSRPAVAPKPKRLPSNIILKSHKLDSHPSPSPIDRSMIDPQKVRREALRKLGLLKTEDGDSGPVVSSKSRKSWASPPSHSLVTTQTKAPAKIPTPAPVPAITLTPVPAPALTPALVPAPVSATIPAPPTTPAPVPAQFSDNAKTLPPPAALPSPPKHIPPPIGVKSATLERSGKGLSSYMASNASLRANQGPKVALSPGNLRNSRPRPASLGTGKDFVNVQGEASHPQPVHGESHNKLPRSHGISVLICPNSKSGEDRREALKKLGLLGD from the exons agTGATGACAGTCTGGACTACCTCTCTGTTGAGGAGCGGGCGTGCCTCATGTTTCTGGAGTCCACCATTGAGTCCCTCGagatggaggaggacagtggcctgtccaatgatgaaccagacccCAGCAGCCTGGCAGCCGAACATAACCACCTCTCTATGGGACAGACTAGACTGGAGG ATGTATCAAAACTCCAGCATGACGACTCAGGAAGAGATCGGAAGTCCTATCTGAACTGCCGAGTGCCTACACCACTTCTTCTGGCAAATGGCCTTGCCAGTATACAACTCAAAGTCACAGGGGCAACCACTCATCCCAGTGTCCCAACTGCAGCAATTGTGCCCAAAGCCCcattagtagaaacccagcccagtaCCCCAGGGGCAGTCGCTGATCTGAAACCCCAAAAGGTAATCACTGAACCCACGGTCCCAGAAGTAGTCACAGACCCTAAAGCTCCAAAGATAGCAACTGTGCCCAAGACCTCAGAGTTGTCTTCTGACATCAAAGCTCCTGGGTTGGTCACTATCACAAAAGTTCCGGTGCTGTCCACTGAATTTAAAACCCCCAAAACAACCCTTTCATTAGCCACGTCAGATTTACCCACAGATGATTCTGTGGACAACATGCCTAAAGGAGTCTCTGTAGACAGCAAGCCTGCGAAGTGCAACACTAAGGTTCCATCTGAGCTGGATCTGAAGCTGATTCCCCCTCCCTCAGACTTCAGGGATGATGAGCTAGAGGAAGAGAGTGATCCTCCAGTGCCTGCAGAACTCAGAGGTCCTCTGACCTACAATGAGCTGGAGCAACTACGCAGGCAGGTCTCTATGAAGAGAGCTGCACCAGCCTCCCCTGGAGCCCAAGAGGCACCACCTTCTAAACCCTGTGTTGATCTGCCTGTCAGTACCCAAGCACTACCCTCCCCCTCAGATGTCCTACCCACCCCTATTCCTGAGGCCCTGGAACCAAAGAGCCGACCTGCTGTGGCCCCTAAGCCCAAGAGGCTTCCCTCCAACATTATCCTGAAGTCTCACAAGTTAGACAGTCACCCAAGCCCCTCGCCCATTGACAGGTCAATGATTGACCCCCAGAAGGTGCGCAGGGAGGCCCTACGGAAGCTTGGGCTCCTGAAGACTGAGGATGGAGACTCAGGCCCTGTTGTTTCATCCAAATCCAGGAAGTCATGGGCATCCCCTCCTTCTCACAGCCTGGTTACCACCCAGACCAAAGCCCCAGCCAAAATCCCTACCCCAGCTCCAGTCCCAGCCATCACCCTTACCCCAGTTCCTGCCCCAGCACTAACTCCAGCACTAGTCCCAGCCCCAGTTTCAGCAACTATCCCAGCCCCTCCCACTActccagccccagtcccagcccaaTTCAGTGACAATGCCAAAACTCTGCCCCCACCTGCTGCACTTCCTTCACCACCCAAGCATATTCCCCCTCCCATAGGGGTCAAATCAGCGACTCTGGAGCGCTCCGGCAAGGGCCTGAGCAGCTACATGGCCAGTAATGCCTCCCTCAGGGCCAACCAAGGTCCCAAAGTCGCACTGTCCCCTGGCAACCTGCGCAACTCTAGACCCCGCCCTGCCTCCCTAGGAACTGGGAAAGACTTTGTGAATGTTCAGGGTGAGGCCTCCCACCCCCAGCCAGTTCATGGGGAGTCCCATAACAAGCTGCCCCGCTCCCATGGCATCAGTGTGCTCATCTGCCCCAACAGCAAGAGTGGAGAGGACCGACGGGAGGCCCTGAAGAAGCTAGGACTACTGGGGGACTGA